The following proteins are co-located in the Pyricularia oryzae 70-15 chromosome 1, whole genome shotgun sequence genome:
- a CDS encoding ubiquitin-conjugating enzyme, producing MAASFANKRLSKELIKIKESLPPGILLISADNFEEWLLDIKVLDNNPLYANETYRLKFRFSSSYPIEPPEVVFAKLPDRPIPIHPHIYSNGIICLDLLGQQGWSPVQNVESVCMSLQSMLTGNTKNERPPGDEEFVRSNRARPRDIDFYYHDNTV from the exons ATGGCGGCCAGCTTTGCGAACAAGCGGTTGAGTAAAGAGCTGATCAAG ATCAAAGAAAGTTTACCTCCTGGTATTCTACTCATCAGTGCCGACAACTTCGAGGAGTGGTTATTAGACATCAAAGTTCTGGACAACAACCCCCTTTATGCCAACGAGACGTACAGGCTGAAGTTCAGATTCAGCTCATCTTATCCGATAG AGCCGCCCGAGGTCGTCTTTGCTAAGCTACCGGACCGCCCGATACCCATTCACCCGCATATCTACTCCAACGGCATCATCTGTTTAGACCTTCTGGGACAACAGGGATGGTCGCCAGTACAGAATGTGGAGAGCGTTTGCATGAGCCTACAGTCGATGCTGACGGGCAATACCAAAAATGAGCGACCGCCCGGGGATGAGGAGTTCGTGCGAAGCAACAGGGCGCGCCCGAGAGACATCGATTTCTACTACCACGATAATACCGTCTGA
- a CDS encoding ATP synthase subunit gamma, with the protein MLSRAARPALRAGASVPSRVVATPQNAANYATLREIEGRLKSIKNIEKITKTMKIVASTKLNRAQRAMTDSRSYGQTSNAVFESAETKPLEAEGKKELYVICSSDKGLCGGIHSGLSRYVRKMSAEKPGTFDLVIVGEKCKAQLSRTNAKDIQISFAGVGKDIPTFADASAIADQIVRLPGEYSSIKILYNKFINAQSYEATPIEAFSEEAIAASPNFSAFEVEEGILPNLREYALANSLYWALAEGHACEQSARRNAMDNASKNAGEMITKYQILFNRTRQAVITGELVEIITGATASADM; encoded by the exons ATGCTGTCAAGGGCTGCCAGACCAGCTTTGAGAGCTGGAGCTTCGGTTCCTTCTCG GGTCGTCGCAACACCCCAGAATGCCGCCAACTACGCTACGCTGCGTGAGATCGAGGGCCGCCTCAAGTCCATCAAGAACATCGAGAAGATCACCAAGACGATGAAGATTGTCGCCTCGACCAAGCTCAACCGCGCCCAGCGCGCCATGACCGACAGCCGCAGCTACGGCCAGACCTCCAACGCTGTCTTCGAGTCGGCCGAGACCAAGCCCCTCGAGGCTGAGGGCAAGAAGGAGCTCTACGTTATCTGCAGCTCTGACAAGGGTCTCTGTGGTGGTATTCACTCGGGTCTGTCTCGTTACGTCCGCAAGATGTCCGCCGAGAAGCCCGGCACCTTTGACCTGGTCATCGTTGGCGAGAAGTGCAAGGCTCAGCTGAGCCGTACCAACGCCAAGGACATCCAGATCAGCTTCGCGGGTGTTGGCAAGGACATCCCCACCTTTGCCGATGCCTCGGCCATCGCCGACCAGATCGTTCGTCTGCCCGGCGAGTACTCGAGCATCAAGATCCTCTACAACAAGTTCATCAACGCTCAGAGCTACGAGGCTACCCCTATCGAGGCTTTCTCCGAGGAGGCTATCGCTGCTTCGC CCAACTTCTCCGCTTTCGAGGTTGAGGAGGGCATCCTGCCCAACCTCCGCGAGTACGCTCTGGCCAACTCCCTCTACTGGGCTCTGGCTGAGGGCCACGCCTGCGAGCAGTCTGCCCGTCGCAACGCTATGGAC AACGCCTCCAAGAACGCCGGTGAGATGATCACCAAGTACCAGATTCTCTTCAACCGCACCCGTCAAGCCGTCATTACTGGCGAGCTGGTCGAGATTATCACTGGTGCCACCGCCTCCGCGGACATGTAA
- a CDS encoding lysine-specific histone demethylase 1 — MDGGVKRRLRNSAGSGRDILSMGAKDSIQLGDPLPASTPPRPSRGASNKSSNPSPSTRSRRQAIRSSPTAQPEPAHLPPASTSAPSALVSVRSVSIASTEDASEIIVKTGAAETTSSEESMVSTPLGTDSPPSMEDPLPTLKPSLSAMVEDDGPSYSRCISELSDQSELSSVPSSLSSKATTPIDLDRPEPPVPPVALAPEAPEVPETSKPLEPSPEPISQEAQPPSETVRPVESIQPPPLKPSPRPSKFRIKYGQNKKYDLRPRTSIPTDVSTQEYAIQCIAAAESSRLNPYALHPDEYLMLRDHISQAQITTYLNLRNGILRLWVRNPTFVLTREEAIGCAKDSRWFDVASVCFDWLVREGYINFGCCEVRPLRSKPGASGTPTKQKTIVVIGAGLSGLGCARQLQGLFAQYARRFRERGELLPKVVVLEGRSRIGGRVYSRPFRTAPPARGDGPPRRYTAEMGGMIITGFDRGNPINILIRGQLGLGCHALRSDLNLVNIYDTNGKPFDPDRDMLIDKLYNHCIERVAEYKWKLPLPKWLEGKRELIDEGKDSWAEVHKTISYVEETAAAQPQAPSVAEQNIAPRVDLVPVSSDRATGRVHLEPGTPAAHKAAHTVKLLGWNLKKGVDDDADIDIGPAVNAPDATFGSVLDETIMQFKDIVDLNSQDMRMFNWHVANLEYSNATNVHQLSLRGWDIDMGNEWEGKHTMVVGGYQSLALGLAQIPSSLDIKYKKVVKTIRRKSSDEDSLPADEQPGYKIELEDGSNIDADYVVNTIPLGVLKHGDITFDPPLPSWKADAIERLGFGVLNKVVLVYDQPFWEEDKDIFGVLRAPQSRSSLHPKDYSSDRGRFFQWFNVTNTSGMPTLLALMAGDAAFDTENTPNDDLVAEATEVLRSIFGKSVPQPRESIITRWASDRFARGSYSSAGPNMQLEDYDLMSRSIDRLYFAGEHTSATHPATVHGAYMSGLRAAAEVLNDMLGPIEVQTPLIVPKETGTTSTLLKRKSTTDQVRDPQKEAEEAWQAQLWEHQWSLLGEHPLQPAKVATKAHLLFSKANTEAARQKCLEGRRPGKGPPTAHEVRAMAGKMWNAASEEQRRPFIEQVATLKEVYVKAMAEWTKKSNEWNKQALEIAADFEKKNPKPTAHTNAVVGPSSVGEDVKASRPAAGSPAVEEEAGRQAKKLAVDKAGVKEDGDIEMTG; from the exons ATGGACGGAGGGGTCAAGAGGCGGTTGAGGAATTCCGCCGGGTCGGGGAGGGATATCCTGTCCATGGGGGCCAAGGACTCGATCCAACTCGGTGACCCCTTGCCGGCGTCAACTCCACCTCGGCCATCACGAGGAGCATCCAACAAATCATCCAACCCATCGCCATCCACTCGATCTCGGCGACAGGCTATCAGGTCGTCACCCACTGCACAGCCGGAACCGGCCCACctgccgccggcgtcgactTCTGCACCCTCGGCCCTGGTCAGCGTGAGAAGTGTATCGATTGCTAGCACCGAGGATGCATCCGAGATTATCGTCAAGACGGGCGCTGCTGAGACTACAAGTTCTGAGGAGTCCATGGTGTCTACGCCGCTGGGAACTGACAG TCCCCCATCGATGGAAGACCCTCTTCCCACGCTCAAACCATCCTTGTCAGcaatggttgaagatgaCGGGCCCTCATACTCGAGATGCATATCAGAACTAAGCGATCAGTCGGAATTATCCTCCGTTCCTTCTTCCCTCTCTAGTAAAGCCACCACACCCATTGACCTTGACCGACCCGAGCCGCCGGTTCCGCCGGTAGCGCTGGCCCCTGAGGCCCCTGAAGTCCCTGAGACATCGAAGCCGTTAGAACCTTCCCCCGAGCCCATCAGTCAGGAGGCCCAACCCCCCTCAGAGACTGTGCGCCCCGTTGAGTCTATTCAGCCGCCGCCACTAAAGCCAAGCCCGAGGCCATCCAAGTTCAGGATAAAGTATGGGCAGAACAAGAAATATGATCTCAGACCAAGGACCTCGATCCCGACCGACGTTTCCACTCAGGAGTATGCCATACAGTGCATCGCGGCCGCCGAGTCGTCGAGACTTAACCCGTATGCGCTTCATCCGGACGAGTATTTGATGCTCAGGGACCACATCAGTCAGGCACAGATAACTACGTACTTGAATCTCAGGAATGGAATTCTAAGGTTATGGGTGCGAAACCCCACATTCGTCCTGACGCGGGAGGAGGCTATTGGCTGCGCTAAGGATAGCCGCTGGTTTGACGTTGCAAGCGTCTGTTTTGACTGGCTTGTACGAGAAGGATACATCAACTTTGGTTGCTGTGAGGTGCGTCCGCTCCGGTCCAAACCCGGAGCTTCCGGCACtccaacaaaacaaaagactATTGTGGTGATTGGAGCAGGCCTTTCGGGTCTAGGCTGTGCTCGACAATTACAGGGTTTGTTCGCACAATATGCCAGGAGATTTCGCGAGCGAGGTGAGCTGCTGCCAAAGGTGGTGGTCCTAGAGGGCAGGTCCAGAATTGGTGGAAGGGTCTACTCGCGACCTTTTAGAACGGCGCCGCCCGCTCGAGGGGACGGTCCCCCGAGGCGATACACTGCTGAGATGGGCGGCATGATTATCACAGGATTCGACAGGGGAAATCCGATAAACATTCTTATTCGCGGTCAGCTGGGTCTCGGTTGTCATGCGCTTCGGTCGGATCTCAACTTGGTCAACATTTACGATACTAACGGCAAGCCTTTCGACCCAGATCGTGACATGCTGATCGACAAGCTCTACAACCACTGCATCGAAAGGGTTGCAGAGTACAAATGGAAGTTGCCACTGCCTAAGTGGCTGGAAGGCAAGCGAGAATTGATTGACGAGGGCAAAGACAGCTGGGCAGAAGTCCACAAGACTATCAGCTACGTGGAAGAGACGGCAGCGGCACAACCGCAAGCCCCATCAGTGGCCGAACAGAATATTGCACCCAGAGTCGACCTGGTTCCAGTCTCGTCAGATCGAGCTACGGGTCGGGTTCATCTCGAGCCTGGAACTCCGGCAGCACACAAAGCAGCACACACCGTAAAGCTGCTGGGCTGGAATCTGAAGAAAGGTGTTGATGATGACGCCGACATTGACATTGGGCCGGCCGTCAATGCCCCGGATGCCACGTTCGGGTCAGTTCTAGATGAGACAATCATGCAGTTCAAAGACATCGTGGACCTCAACTCCCAGGACATGAGGATGTTCAACTGGCACGTTGCGAATCTCGAATACAGCAATGCTACCAACGTTCACCAACTGAGCCTTAGGGGTTGGGATATCGACATGGGCAACGAGTGGGAAGGCAAACATACCATGGTGGTCGGAGGCTACCAAAGCCTGGCACTTGGTCTTGCTCAGATTCCTTCATCTCTGGACATAAAATACAAAAAAGTGGTCAAGACCATCAGGAGGAAATCATCTGATGAAGATTCTCTCCCTGCCGATGAGCAGCCCGGCTACAAGATCGAGCTAGAGGATGGCAGCAACATAGATGCAGACTACGTTGTCAACACGATCCCGCTCGGCGTGCTCAAGCACGGCGACATAACGTTCGACCCGCCACTGCCATCCTGGAAGGCAGATGCCATCGAGCGTCTCGGTTTTGGAGTTCTGAACAAGGTCGTGCTTGTGTACGATCAACCCTTCTGGGAAGAGGACAAGGACATATTTGGCGTTCTGCGCGCACCTCAGAGCCGGTCAAGTCTGCACCCGAAGGACTATTCGTCAGACAGAGGTCGATTCTTCCAGTGGTTCAATGTAACCAACACCAGTGGGATGCCTACGTTGCTTGCGTTGATGGCTGGCGATGCTGCCTTCGACACAGAAAATACCCCGAACGATGACCTAGTTGCAGAGGCCACCGAGGTATTGCGATCCATCTTTGGTAAATCTGTGCCTCAACCGAGGGAATCAATAATCACCCGCTGGGCCTCGGACAGGTTCGCCCGCGGAAGCTACTCATCTGCGGGGCCTAACATGCAGCTGGAAGATTATGACCTCATGTCGCGTTCCATCGACAGGTTGTATTTTGCAGGAGAACACACCAGTGCGACACATCCAGCCACGGTCCATGGAGCTTACATGTCCGGATTGAGGGCTGCGGCTGAGGTGCTCAACGACATGCTCGGACCCATAGAGGTGCAGACGCCCCTGATCGTCCCCAAGGAGACTGGGACGACGTCTACACTGCTAAAGCGCAAGTCGACGACTGATCAGGTCCGGGATCCGCagaaggaggccgaggaggcatGGCAGGCTCAACTTTGGGAGCATCAGTGGTCCCTCTTGGGCGAACACCCGCTGCAGCCTGCTAAAGTCGCGACTAAGGCGCACTTGCTCTTCTCCAAGGCGAACACAGAGGCGGCGAGGCAGAAGTGCCTCGAGGGGCGTCGGCCTGGCAAGGGTCCTCCCACGGCTCATGAGGTCCGCGCCATGGCGGGCAAGATGTGGAATGCAGCCTCCGAAGAGCAGAGGCGGCCGTTCATTGAGCAAGTTGCGACGCTTAAAGAAGTATACGTCAAGGCAATGGCCGAATGGACTAAAAAGTCGAATGAATGGAACAAACAGGCGCTCGAAATTGCGGCCGATttcgaaaaaaagaacccgAAACCCACAGCCCACACCAATGCCGTCGTCGGCCCCAGCAGTGTTGGGGAAGATGTCAAAGCATCAAGACCCGCTGCTGGATCGCCAGCCgtggaggaggaggctgGTCGTCAAGCCAAGAAGCTTGCTGTCGACAAGGCAGGCGTGAAAGAGGACGGAGACATCGAGATGACGGGCTGA
- a CDS encoding vacuolar protein sorting-associated protein 33A, translating into MAPHVPFDTDQVRDKARKDLLYLLEGVRGKKNLVIEKSLAGPIGLIVKVSTLQDYGVDKFFFLESKNASTSQRNVVFIARGECARNAQEIADEIRRLHRESQTGHEFHVFWVPRRTTMSDKLLEEAGVLGDVNISELPLYFFPLERDVLSLELEDSFRDLFLANDPTPNYLLARALMGVQQRHGLFPRIIGKGDNARRVAEMLSRMRQELLAGEDVSDKIGLNPSTTMESVIIIDREVDPVTPLLTQLTYEGLIDEVFEIQHNQAEVDSTVVGVPPQSAAQNNSTNPTANSTGRKRKIQLDSSDKLFDQLRNANFATVGPLLNKIARRLQSDYDSRHATKTTAELKSFVQKLPGYQAEQASLKIHTGLAEEIISHARTDLFRKLLEVEQNLAYGFEPSLEAIEELIACDTPLPKVLRLLCIHSCLSGGILVKDFEFLKRLVLEGYGYQHLLTLHNLEKLQLFLSRTSPLAQMIPMTGASHGATGIKTNYTYLRKQLRLNVEEVNDNDPTDIAYTYCGYAPLSIRLVQCILQKQYLLSITKGGSGAVPAAAGVVGAQGWKGFDDAVKHARGPTFDEVQKGEDKAVKARALLSGSAEKRTVFVVLVGGITFTEIAALRFIAKKEEARLNIVICTTSIISGNKIMAAAIEKESFGKRADSIQTTVEQQA; encoded by the exons ATGGCTCCTCATGTTCCATTTGACACCGACCAGGTCAGAGACAAGGCTCGTAAAGACCTGCTCTACCTGCTGGAAGGA GTCCGCGGCAAGAAAAATCTCGTGATTGAAAAGAGCCTCGCCGGCCCTATTGGCCTCATCGTCAAGGTCTCTACCTTGCAAGACTACGGCGTCGACaaattcttcttcttggaaaGTAAaaacgccagcaccagccagCGAAATGTCGTTTTCATCGCGAGGGGCGAATGCGCCCGTAATGCACAGGAAATTGCAG ATGAGATCCGACGACTGCACCGCGAAAGCCAGACTGGACATGAATTCCACGTCTTTTGGGTCCCCCGGCGGACCACCATGTCTGATAAGCTACTGGAAGAGGCCGGGGTACTCGGAGATGTGAACATTTCGGAGCTTCCGTTATACTTTTTCCCGCTCGAACGGGATGTGCTATCCCTGGAGCTCGAAGACTCATTCAGAGACCTTTTCCTGGCCAACGATCCCACGCCGAATTACTTGCTCGCGCGTGCTTTGATGGGCGTTCAACAGCGACATGGCCTGTTCCCACGCATAATCGGCAAGGGTGACAACGCCAGACGTGTGGCCGAGATGCTATCGCGGATGCGCCAGGAGCTCTTGGCAGGTGAGGATGTTAGCGACAAGATCGGGCTCAATCCCAGTACGACAATGGAAAGCGTTATCATAATCGACCGAGAAGTCGACCCCGTGACTCCGCTACTTACCCAGTTGACGTATGAGGGGTTGATTGACGAGGTCTTTGAGATCCAGCACAATCAGGCAGAAGTGGACTCGACTGTTGTCGGTGTACCACCGCAGTCAGCGGCACAAAACAACTCGACTAATCCAACCGCCAACTCGACGGGGAGGAAACGAAAGATTCAGCTTGATTCGTCAGATAAGCTCTTTGACCAATTGAGGAACGCAAACTTTGCTACAGTTGGCCCTCTCCTGAACAAAATAGCCCGTCGCCTACAGAGCGATTACGATAGTAGACACGCGACCAAAACAACCGCTGAACTAAAGTCTTTTGTCCAGAAGCTGCCGGGTTACCAAGCAGAGCAGGCGAGCCTAAAGATACATACAGGCCTAGCAGAGGAAATAATCAGTCATGCGCGCACCGACCTGTTTCGGAAGCTTCTTGAAGTCGAGCAGAACCTCGCTTATGGCTTCGAACCATCGCTCGAAGCAATTGAAGAACTCATCGCGTGCGACACCCCGCTCCCCAAAGTCCTTAGGTTACTTTGCATACATTCATGTCTGTCGGGAGGGATTCTCGTAAAGGACTTTGAATTCCTCAAGAGGCTGGTGCTAGAAGGCTATGGTTACCAGCATCTGCTCACGTTACACAATCTCGAGAAATTGCAGCTTTTCCTTTCCCGAACATCGCCTCTTGCGCAAATGATTCCCATGACAGGAGCAAGTCACGGTGCGACAGGCATCAAAACTAACTACACCTACCTTCGGAAGCAGCTCCGCCTCAACGTCGAGGAAGTGAACGACAACGATCCGACCGATATCGCGTACACCTACTGTGGATATGCTCCGCTTTCGATTCGACTGGTGCAGTGTATACTACAGAAGCAATACCTGCTTTCCATTACAAAGGGCGGCAGTGGTGCGGTgcctgccgccgctggtgtcGTCGGTGCTCAAGGATGGAAGGGCTTCGATGATGCTGTCAAGCACGCCAGAGGGCCTACCTTTGACGAGGTGCAAAAGGGCGAGGATAAAGCGGTCAAGGCGCGTGCACTGCTGTCTGGGAGCGCAGAGAAGCGTACCGTATTTGTGGTTCTCGTAGGTGGCATAACTTTTACGGAGATCGCAGCCTTGCGATTTATTGCAAAGAAGGAAGAAG CTCGATTGAACATTGTTATCTGCACGACCTCGATAATAAGCGGAAACAAGatcatggcggcggcgataGAGAAAGAAAGTTTTGGCAAAAGAGCGGATTCAATACAGACCACTGTGGAACAACAGGCATGA
- a CDS encoding DNA topoisomerase 1, whose protein sequence is MASSSDDDLPMSRTNGKVSSSKISKADDMALDKAYPNKSNAPAPVSIRNGPIRDDDAMDVDAPNGQPKRKSRSSIGKPAYKEDSDDSDDGAPLAKRRKSTHRVPVDSDDEPMSNRKGKLPPSVHETAGLSSDDEPLTVKLAKQKGAIEKKAATEAKAIRASEARRKSAVKHEVDSDDEPLLKSKAKPAAKRQSNGTAKKANGKAKFESDSDEPLLKSKKSAAKAAPAKGKAAAAKKTNAKQASEEVEGDEEEEEEYRWWDAPKKEDDSIKWNTLEHNGVLFPPDYEPLPKNVKLYYNGIPLQLHPEAEEVATFFGSMLHSTQNVENPTFIKNFFTGFKDKLKKTGGAKDKNGNKVDIKEFEKLDFKPIFQHFQAQSEAKKARSKEEKKAEKEARDKMEEPYKYCKWDGRKEKVGNFRVEPPALFRGRGEHPKTGTIKERVPPEAVTINIGKGAKVPEPPAGHKWKAVQHDNKATWLAMWQENVNGNYKYVMLAANSAVKGQADFKKFEKARELKKHIDRIRADYTRELRSEIMADRQRATAMYFIDKLALRAGNEKDTENEAETVGCCSLKVENVSLQPPNKVFLDFLGKDSIRFEQEVEVDAQVFKNLKMFKKAPKVEGDDIFDRLTTSQLNKHLSSYMPGLTAKVFRTYNASYTMSTLLQKLHSKKNISDAEKVKIYNDCNRQVAILCNHKRSVGASHDAQMKKLGDRILGLKYQQWRTKMMMIDLDPKLKKKKGAQFFERIPELTDEWVKEHQAFLVEEKRAAITKKFEKDNEKAVANGEKKMPEKELKERLKAASEMDAMYKKENKTKKVLAEGRGVTVEKLEQQVKKLDERIRTMELQAADRDGNKEVALGTSKINYIDPRLTVVFCNKMNVPIEKFFSKTLREKFNWAIQSVGEDDEWEF, encoded by the exons ATGGCTTCGAGCTCGGATGATGACTTGCCCATGTCGCGTACGAACGGCAAAG TTTCGTCTTCGAAGATATCGAAAGCAGACGATATGGCTTTGGACAAGGCCTACCCTAATAAGAGCAATGCACCTGCGCCAGTCTCGATTCGAAATGGACCGATTCGCGACGATGATGCTATGGATGTCGATGCCCCGAATGGACAGCCTAAGCGCAAATCGCGCTCTTCTATTGGCAAGCCTGCATACAAGGAGGATAGCGATGATAGTGATGATGGCGCCCCTCTGGCCAAACGCCGAAAGTCGACACACCGCGTACCGGTGGATAGCGACGATGAACCGATGAGCAATCGAAAGGGAAAGCTCCCTCCTTCAGTCCACGAAACCGCTGGTTTATCATCAGATGATGAACCTTTGACAGTGAAGTTGGCCAAACAAAAAGGCGCCATTGAGAAGAAGGCCGCCACGGAGGCCAAGGCCATCAGAGCAAGCGAGGCAAGGAGGAAATCTGCCGTCAAGCACGAAGTTGACTCTGACGACGAACCACTCTTGAAAAGCAAGGCCAAGCCAGCTGCTAAGCGACAATCCAACGGCACCGCTAAGAAAGCGAACGGCAAGGCGAAGTTTGAGTCAGATTCCGATGAGCCTCTTCTGAAGTCGAAGAAGTCTGCTGCCAAAGCCGCGCCTGCAAAGGGCAAAGCTGCTGCAGCGAAAAAGACCAACGCCAAGCAAGCAAgtgaggaggtggagggcgatgaagaggaagaggaggaatATCGCTGGTGGGACGCACCCAAGAAGGAGGACGACAGCATCAAGTGGAATACCTTGGAGCACAACGGCGTCTTGTTCCCGCCTGATTACGAACCGCTACCAAAGAACGTCAAGCTTTATTACAACGGCATTCCGTTACAGCTGCATCCGGAAGCGGAGGAGGTCGCTACTTTCTTCGGCTCGATGCTTCATTCGACGCAGAATGTGGAAAATCCCACCTTCATCAAAAACTTCTTCACTGGTTTCAAGGACAAGCTGAAGAAGACTGGAGGCGCCAAGGACAAGAACGGCAACAAAGTTGACATCAAGGAGTTTGAAAAACTCGACTTCAAGCCCATATTCCAGCATTTCCAGGCACAAAGTGAAGCAAAAAAGGCACGAAGCAAGGAGGAAAAGAAGGCCGAAAAGGAGGCACGAGACAAGATGGAGGAGCCTTACAAATACTGCAAGTGGGATGGACGCAAAGAGAAAGTGGGCAACTTCAGAGTTGAACCTCCTGCACTTTTCCGTGGCCGTGGCGAGCACCCAAAGACTGGCACGATCAAGGAGCGGGTCCCTCCAGAGGCTGTAACAATAAATATCGGCAAAGGCGCAAAGGTGCCTGAACCGCCTGCGGGCCACAAATGGAAGGCTGTTCAGCACGACAACAAGGCAACTTGGCTGGCGATGTGGCAGGAGAACGTGAACGGCAACTACAAGTACGTCATGCTTGCCGCGaacagcgcggtcaagggaCAAGCCGATTTCAAGAAGTTCGAGAAGGCCAGGGAGCTTAAGAAACACATTGACCGCATCCGTGCCGACTACACTCGGGAACTGAGGAGCGAGATTATGGCCGATCGTCAGAGGGCCACGGCCATGTACTTCATTGACAAACTCGCTCTGAGAGCTGGAAACGAGAAGGATACCGAGAATGAGGCCGAGACGGTGGGTTGCTGCTCACTCAAGGTCGAAAACGTATCGCTGCAGCCCCCCAACAAGGTCTTCCTTGATTTCTTGGGTAAAGACAGCATCCGCTTCGAGCAAGAGGTTGAAGTAGACGCTCAGGTGTTCAAGAACTTGAAGATGTTCAAGAAGGCTCCCAAGGTTGAAGGCGACGATATATTCGATCGACTCACA ACTTCTCAACTCAACAAACACTTGTCCAGCTACATGCCGGGGTTGACCGCCAAGGTCTTCCGTACCTACAATGCTTCATACACCATGTCAACGCTCCTTCAGAAGCTTCACAGCAAAAAGAACATCAGTGATGCCGAAAAGGTCAAGATTTACAACGACTGCAATCGTCAAGTCGCCATTTTGTGTAACCACAAGCGCAGTGTTGGTGCTAGCCATGACGCCCAGATGAAGAAGCTAGGCGATCGCATCCTTGGACTCAAGTATCAACAATGGCGCACTAAAATGATGATGATCGACCTCGACCCGAagctgaagaagaagaagggtgCGCAATTCTTTGAGCGCATTCCTGAGCTTACGGATGAGTGGGTAAAGGAACACCAGGCcttcttggtcgaggaaAAGAGGGCCGCAATCACCAAAAAGTTCGAAAAGGACAACGAGAAGGCCGTGGCTAACGGTGAAAAAAAGATGCCCGAGAAGGAGCTTAAGGAGCGACTCAAGGCAGCCAGCGAGATGGATGCTATGTACAAGAAGGAGAACAAGACCAAGAAGGTCTTGGCCGAGGGCCGAGGCGTCACTGTAGAGAAGCTCGAGCAGCAGGTCAAGAAGCTTGACGAGCGTATCAGGACCATGGAacttcaggccgccgaccGTGATGGCAACAAGGAGGTGGCTCTTGGCACTTCCAAGATT AACTACATCGATCCTCGTCTTACTGTTGTCTTCTGCAACAAGATGAATGTACCCATCGAAAAGTTCTTTTCCAAAACGTTACGGGAGAAGTTCAACTGGGCTATTCAATCCGTTGGCGAAGACGACGAGTGGGAGTTCTAA